The nucleotide sequence CTAACTTATGCAGAGCAGTTACTGAAACGTTGGGTGGCTTTTCTAGAGAGAGCAAACTTCGCTGGGTTAAATTTGCGTTCTAGCATGGATACAGCAGCATCGCTTGCAGGTGACAGGCAAAGAAAATATTTGAAGCTGTTCAACAGAAAAACTCTCTATGTAACCAACCTTCATCAGGATGTTGTCTTCAATCGATTAAATGCTCAGCTTTTTAGTCAAAATATTATCGATATTAAAGCCTTTGATATTAACGACGTCGAGTACTGTACGAACTACACAGACGTAAGGTTCGCGTTTTGGGTTGAGAGTCAACAGCAGGTAGACGACCTAATTGCAGCACTGAATAAAAGTACAATATCCCAAAGTCATGTGTTTTGGTTCGGAAGGGATGTAGCTCACTTAGACATCACCGCTCTGCGCTATACTAGTAGTCTTGTCTTACACCCTGAATTTATCTACGGCCGCAGTGGCGTGGAGCAAATAATAGAAGGGGAAGCGCCATTTTGGGTAGAAGAAAGGTTAGCTCATGTAGCTTTGAAATTTGATTTTACTGTCACCTATTCTCGAATTGTCGTGCCAAAATTAGGGCTTAGGAACCGAAATAGTTGTGAGCATACTCTGACAGCGTTTTATAATAAGGTAATAAGCGGAACAAGGGCGTTTACGAGCTTTCTCGACTTTGGCAGTTACTTGGTCTTTGCAACTGATGAAGAGTTAAAAGCGAATTTGATTGATATGGCTGGCAATCGAGGTGGCTTTTACAGAAAATCTGATTTGTCTATCGACCTACTATCCACTGAAATTAACGATGAGCTTATGGCATCGCTAAATCAAGCCAGCTTACTCGGCAAGATAGGTCAGCGTTATCTTCCCTAGCGTATGAGTCATTCTATGTAGAATGCAGAAGGAAAAGTAAAGTTTTTTTCACCGGCGTCGATAGCTTGTTAGATCTCGGTACGCATTCAGGCGCTGCCTTTTTTCCGTGTGTTCAGACGAACTTACAATAGCTGTTAAACTGGAGAACATGAGTTTGCTATCTCTATCGGATATATTTGGTATGAGTGTTACGTTTATCTTGTATATCGTTTTGGCGAGTAGCCTCCTTACTTTGAATAAAAGAGTCCGTGCCCGCCGCGGAGCTTTGTCCAGTGTGCTTAACTTTAACGATATAAAAATTCTTATTCTGTCGTCGCTTATTGTGAGTTGTGTTTTGGCCGCATTGCCTTGGTTTGCTGTCAAAGTAGTGATCTGTACTTTCTTCTTCCTGTATGGTGTTTTAATTTGGTTGGATGCGCTGCTATTCGTGCAATATCGTATTGAAATCAATAGGCAAAGCATGGCGTGGTTCTTCACCGGAAGTAAGGGGATTGCCAAGGGACTACCACACCTCTTTTCGTTGGTTAAGCATGCACCATGGATTATGTTGATACCGCTCTTGTGGGCAGCTACACAAGCTTTAGTGCTATCTAATCTATCGTTGTCATCAAGCGCTGTTTCAGTTGGGACTGCGCTCAATGTAACAGTAATCGCGAGTGCGATTGTTGTCGCAGTGTTGGCGCTAAGTATTTGGCAAGCAATGTGTTGCCCCACCAATCAGTTTTTCACTGCGCCCAGCCTATTGCTAAATATAGTCTCAGATGACAAGTTTGAGGGCAACGAAGATTTAGTATTGGATAAATGCCATCAGCCTTTTGTTCATCCCACTACCGATGTGGGCTATGCAAGTGACATAGCTGGGATATGTGAAGGAGCCAATATTATTTTAATCACTCTTGAGTCATTGGGAAATTACCTTCAAGACGAGGGAAAAGAAGGTATACGCTCAAGGTTGAGAGAGCGATTTAAACATCATAGTTGGAACGGGAAAAAACATTTTTGTTTATGCCCTAATACCACAGTCTCAACCAACCAAATATATACAGGGGCTTATTCTAATAACCCTTACAATAAGTTAGACAGTCTCTACCCTGGTGTAGAGCCTAAGCACTTGAAAAACCTAAAGCAACATGGTTATACGACGATGTTTTTAGACAGTGCTGATATTGAGTTATATGATTACTATAAATTGCTCGATAGGATTGGTTTTGACTATGTATGGGGAACAAATGACATGCATGGGAATGACCGAAAAGCTGATTATCGACTATGGAATATGGTCGACGCCGTCGCTGATGCCGCCCAAGATGGACCTTTCTTCCTTCATATTATTAATGACCAATCTCATATGCCCTACGAAACGGTGGATAATAAAAGGTTTAATCGTCACAAAGGTAAAGACGCAAAGTCGCAGTATATGAATGCTGTTGAGGAAGCAGACTATATTATTGATGAATTCTTGAATCGGCTTGCTGAAAAAGTAGATATGTCAAACACCCTATTAGTATTTACTGGCGATCATGGTGAATCGTTTGGTGAATATGGCTATAGTTTTCATAGTAATTCGGTTATTTATCCTCAAATGCAAGTCCCCTTTTTTCTTACTCACCCACATCTAACCTCTAAAGAAATTGAGCACTCATGTCATTTCGACCTGTTTCCCACTTTCTTTGATTTACTCGGTATTTCAACCGATTACCCACATTTAGGGGCAACGTTGGCTGATGACTCAAGAGCGTTTGCGTACTTATTTCATTCGGCAACGTTGAAAGGGAATACTCCTGCGAATTTCGGTTTCTTATTTAATGACGAGTTATTCTGGGTCGATCGCCTGTTTAATCAGGTAAAACGTGTGCAAGATGGAAAGTGCTCCTCTATCACATTGGACGAAGAACGAGAATATATTTGTTCTCTACTTCAACAGATGTTGAAACAGCGAGCGATAATGCAGTGAATGGCACAAGAGTAGATGACAATTTATTCAAGGGTTGCAGTGCGATTTTAACTAAGGTGTTGCGTTACGTCAGCAATGCCAATTTAAGGTGATGGGCATTTAATGAACTCTCCTCAAACTTTACCCATGGTATTTTGCATCGATGATAATTTTGCCCCTCATCTTGCCGCGCTATTAACGAGTATTATTGCCAATACTCAATCCGGTAACTCATTTATCTTTTATGTGTTTTCTGCTGAGTTATCTGAAGAAAATAAGATGAAACTCAAACACACCGTGGGAGAAAATCATCACATCGCGTTTAACCACATAAACGCTAAACAATTTGAAAATTCCCAAGTCAGCCAGTGTTTCTCTAGTCGTCTATCTATCGTTACGTACTTCAGAATATTAATTCCTGAAGTCCTTAAAGAGCTTCAAACAAAAGTGCTTTTCATGGATGCGGATATGATAGTGAACACTGATTTAGCGGAGTTATTTGCTATCGATCTAAATGGTCAAGTCGCAGGTGTCGTGAAAGATTCTTTGGT is from Alteromonas australica and encodes:
- a CDS encoding sulfatase-like hydrolase/transferase, producing MLNFNDIKILILSSLIVSCVLAALPWFAVKVVICTFFFLYGVLIWLDALLFVQYRIEINRQSMAWFFTGSKGIAKGLPHLFSLVKHAPWIMLIPLLWAATQALVLSNLSLSSSAVSVGTALNVTVIASAIVVAVLALSIWQAMCCPTNQFFTAPSLLLNIVSDDKFEGNEDLVLDKCHQPFVHPTTDVGYASDIAGICEGANIILITLESLGNYLQDEGKEGIRSRLRERFKHHSWNGKKHFCLCPNTTVSTNQIYTGAYSNNPYNKLDSLYPGVEPKHLKNLKQHGYTTMFLDSADIELYDYYKLLDRIGFDYVWGTNDMHGNDRKADYRLWNMVDAVADAAQDGPFFLHIINDQSHMPYETVDNKRFNRHKGKDAKSQYMNAVEEADYIIDEFLNRLAEKVDMSNTLLVFTGDHGESFGEYGYSFHSNSVIYPQMQVPFFLTHPHLTSKEIEHSCHFDLFPTFFDLLGISTDYPHLGATLADDSRAFAYLFHSATLKGNTPANFGFLFNDELFWVDRLFNQVKRVQDGKCSSITLDEEREYICSLLQQMLKQRAIMQ